GTAGTGGATGGGCGTGGAGTCCTTGTCCGTCTTGAGCGCCGTTCGCAGCTTCTCGACGGAGGGATCGTAGCGCCCGTGCTGGCTGTCGGCGATGGCCTCCGACACCAGCTCATAGACCTCGATGCGGTCCTTGGGGTTCGCCAACTCGCGGTTGCTGATGGTGGGGTTGCCGCCGCCCGCCACCGCCGCGTAGCCCAGCGACTTCAGCCGCTCCGCCAGCCGCGGGTCGAGCCCCGTCTTCTGCGCCAGCTCCTGCTCCGGGGTGTACTTCTGGATGAGCGCAGCCAGCCGTCCTCGCAGCTCCGCCGCCACCGCCTGCCTCTCCGGGTACAGGTTCTTCAACTCCTTGGGATCGCTCTCCAAGTCGTAGAGCTCGGGCTTGGGCCCGTCGATGAAGTGATACTTGCCCGCCTGCAAGCCGCGCAGCTCGCTCCAGTTGAAGTGCAGTCGCGGCAGGAAGGACTCGGAATAGAGCGCTTCGCCGGCGCCCCTTGCTTTCAGCAGCGGCAGCAGGCTTCTTCCCTGGACCTGCGCGGGCGGCGCGAGGTGCAGCGCGTCGAGCACCGTGGGCAGCAGGTCCACCGTGCTGACGTCCGTGGAAACCCTTGCGGGACGGGCGTTTTGGCCGACTGGCAGTTTCAGGATGAGGGGCACGTGCAGGGTCGAGTCATAGATGAAAAAGCCGTGCGTCTTCTCTCCGTGCTCGCCCAGGCCCTCGCCGTGGTCTCCGGTCACGACAATCAGCGTCCGTTGGTAGATGTTCTGAGCTTTGAGGAAGCGCACCACTCGGCCGACCTGTTCGTCGGCGAAGGCGATCTCTCCGTCATAGGGCTGCGATTTGTGTCGCTCGCTGTAGGGCGCCGGCGGAGTGTAGGGGTGATGCGGATCGTACAGGTGCATCCACAGGAAGAACTTCTTCTGCGCGTGTTCCTTCAGCCACTTCAGCGCCTCGTCCGCCACTACGTTGCCCGGGCGCTCCATCTCGTCCAGGTTGGCTT
This genomic interval from Terriglobales bacterium contains the following:
- a CDS encoding sulfatase, yielding MNLRFRFLCATPVFALLLAPTAGHAAAPPPAINVVVITIDTLRADHLGCYGYKAAETPNLDQLAAEGVRFERAYTPVPITLPSHAVIFTGTYPMYSGMHDFSGNNLNPQQPTLASILKQNGYATGAVLGSAVLDSRFGLNQGFDFYYDHFDFSRLQEANLDEMERPGNVVADEALKWLKEHAQKKFFLWMHLYDPHHPYTPPAPYSERHKSQPYDGEIAFADEQVGRVVRFLKAQNIYQRTLIVVTGDHGEGLGEHGEKTHGFFIYDSTLHVPLILKLPVGQNARPARVSTDVSTVDLLPTVLDALHLAPPAQVQGRSLLPLLKARGAGEALYSESFLPRLHFNWSELRGLQAGKYHFIDGPKPELYDLESDPKELKNLYPERQAVAAELRGRLAALIQKYTPEQELAQKTGLDPRLAERLKSLGYAAVAGGGNPTISNRELANPKDRIEVYELVSEAIADSQHGRYDPSVEKLRTALKTDKDSTPIHY